A window from Triticum aestivum cultivar Chinese Spring chromosome 6D, IWGSC CS RefSeq v2.1, whole genome shotgun sequence encodes these proteins:
- the LOC123144577 gene encoding uncharacterized protein, translated as MCLHCPPRSAFPPMMLCWKALLHPPSMMGPAYNDQNAHAPRLTRNDSSPSSRRQQRQETAAATRRRVALGSPRRPMAMVFRGDYIPASLTGEPATALPLQLL; from the exons ATGTGCCTACACTGTCCCCCAAGGTCCGCTTTCCCGCCTATGATGCTCTGCTGGAAGGCACTCCTCCACCCCCCATCCATG ATGGGTCCCGCATATAATGACCAAAATGCCCATGCTCCCAGATTGACCAGGAACGACTCATCCCCTTCCTCTCGCCGGCAGCAACGCCAGGAGACCGCGGCGGCTACTCGACGGCGAGTCGCGCTCGGTAGTCCTCGACGGCCGATGGCCATGGTTTTCCGCGGGGACTACATCCCGGCGAGTCTGACCGGCGAG CCGGCCACCGCG